CGTTTTTTCCATGGAACGGTGAGTCCGTCGCACACTCACTCGCCCGGCACAGTAGCGGAGCAGcggcggaggtggaggaggaggaggaggaggagaagaagaagaagaacacacaGAATAATCTTTGATTTCGTTGCTTCTTTAATCTTCCTCATGTTTTCCAAATACACCTGAATTCGAAGTCGGCCTTCTACatttttctcttctcctctttgttTTTGGGTTTGGTTTCTGGAATCATGGAGGTCGCGGAGATATCTGGTGATGCCTCAGAGGTTCCCATGGCTACCGGGGAATCCGCACGAGCTTCGCTGTGGGACGTCCATGGCTCTGTGCTTGGCTCCTCCCGCTAATGTTTTGGGATCAAGATTTGTTCTTCTAACCATTCTTTGATTCTTTTTGACTTGGCTTTCAAATCTCTCCTCCACTCTTTCTCTCTGTTCTCGAATAAAAAAAATCGccttttttactaattttttgaAGCAATTAGGCGGCACACACAGCACGATAGGAAGAATTTGCATCGTTTTATCTGAGTAAGAAGCAGAGTTGGACGAGGAGTAGAGGATGTTGGCTGGGTGCTCATCGACGCTGCTGTCGCCGAGGCACAAGTTGAGGATCGACGCTTCCGTGCAGTTGCAAGCCTGCCATTTCCAGTTACAGGAGAAGCATTGCCCTCCGCAGCAGCAGAAGATGGGTACCCAGCGACTCGACCTGCCCTGTGGCTTTGCCTCCCGGAAGGATCCCCTGAGGGTGGCGCTGTCGGTGGAGAAGCCCACGGCGGAGGCTCGGGGTACCAGCTGCTCCTTTAGGCGGAACCCGGTGACACACTCTTCATCGTCATCCATGGTGGCTCGGACGTCCTCGTGGGGAGGAACCGGAGAGATCGATGGAGGCCACGGCGGACCTTGGGAGCGGCGGAGGAGCTCGAAGAGATTCCATGAGAGGGGTTCGTGCGACGACTACCGAGCCAAGAGGACGAGGACCGGCGGCATAGCGGGATTGGTCGACGTCGAGGGCGAGGTATGGCTCCCTCAGTCCACCCAGGAGCCTCCATTGGTGGAAGGGGAGAAGGTGTTCCTCGTGCCCACAGCAGCAAGCTTTCCGCTTCCGTCGTCCTCGAGCCATACTTTGGTAGGAGGATCCTCCGGCCCCGACAATGATTTGAGCACAGGTGAAAATCCAAACGGCAAGTCCCAGTCTGATTCGagttcgtcgtcgtcgtccgcaTACGTTTCTTCTCCGGAGCCAACAAAGGATTCTTCTGGCAATACAGCATCGAACGGGTCTCGGATCCCTTGTTCTTCCGGTGTTGCTGACGCAGGCGGCGACGGAGATGGCAGCTTGACGGAGCAGCAGGGTCTCGAGCTCGTGCGCTTGCTCACGTCGTGTGCGGAGTCCATTAGCACAGGAAACTACGAAGCCATGAACTTTTTCTTGGCCAGGCTCGGAGAGATGGCCACCCCACAGGGAACCCCCATTCACCGGGTGGTCGCCTACTACACCGAGGCCTTGGCACTCAGAGTCGCAAGGCTCCGCCCTCACATGTTCTCTGTTGCTCCACCAAGGAGCCTCCTCGACCCGACCGAGGACGACAATGCTATAGCGCTGCGGCTCCTCGATTGTGTTAGTCCCATTCCCAAATTTCTCCACTTCACACTGAACGAGAGGTTGCTGAAGGCATTGGAAGGAAGAGACAGAGTGCACATCATAGACTTCAACATCAAGCAAGGCCTGCAGTGGCCGAGCTTGTTTCAGAGCTTGGCTTCTCGGCGGCCTAATCCTCCGAGCCACGTCCGGATCACCGGGGTCGGCGAATCTAGACAGGACCTCCAGGACACAGGAATTAGGCTTGCGAGGCTCGCGGAGTCGTTCAACCTTGCGTTCGAGTTCCATGCAGTCGTGGACAGGTTGGAAGATGTGAGGCTTTGGATGCTTCATGTGAAGAGGGAGGAGTGCCTCGCGGTGAACTGTGTTCTGACGATGCACAAGGCACTCTACGACGAGAGCGGAAAGGCTTTCATGGATCTGTTGGATCTGATAAGGAGCACACACCCAGAGATCGTCGTCATGGCAGAACAAGAAGCAAAGCACAACGAGCCTAACTGGGAGACAAGGTTGGCCAGATCACTAAGCTACTACGCGGCCATCTTCGATTCCATGGATGATGCCCTGCCCAAGGACAGCCAGGCCAGGATCAAGGTTGAAGAagtgttcgccaaagagatcagaAACATAGTTGCTTGTGAAGGGGATGAGAGAACCGAGAGACACGAGGGCTTCGACGGGTGGAGCAAGCTGATGGAGGATGGTGGGTTCAGATGCCTGGGAATTGGAGAAAGGGAGATGCTGCAGAGTCGCATGATCCTGAGGATGTACTCCTGTGAGAAGTACAGCATAGAGAAGCAAGGGGAAGGTGATGGACTCACTCTCATGTGGTTAGATCAGCCTCTGTACACGGTCTCTGCATGGGCTCCCAGAGATGTTGCAGGCAGCTCCTCCATGTCTCAGCCAAGCTAGTTGGTGGTTTCTGCATCACTCTCATATGGATTCTTTATACACTTCCAGACATGAACAGGTCCATTCTTTACCATTCACACAACATAGACATTCTTTATTTGCTTTTCTTCTTTTGCAATTCTTTGATTCTTTTGTGGCTGAGGCTCCCCATATATGTTGCAGAAGTTCAAAATGATTGTAATTTAGGTCCTCAGCAGATTACCTTATAGTTGCTTCCATTAGAATTTGAGGATAGGTATAGTATTCTTTGATTATTTCCTCTAGTGTAGCTGCAGAAGCACAATACATCATTCTTGTCATTGCTTCATGTTGATGGTAGTAACAGTTATAAATGGATAGTAATTGTTTCTGTGTGTGTCTTCCAAGTTTCTTATGCCCTCTTCTGTGGTGCTCTGTTCTATGAGTGGATGATTTGCCCAGTTAGATTCTAATGCCTAACAGACACTTCCATCCACTCATCACATTGACTAAATCATGTGTCTTGATGTGATGCAGAGTCAACCCTTTCTTAATTTATCAAACACACTTTGTGGAAGATAACTTTCAGAAATCATGTCTTGATGTGATACAAAGTCAACCCTTTTCTTAATTTGTCAAACACACTTTGACTTTCTGAAATTATAAGCTGGCAGATAGAGAACTTATGAGTCAAACAATCTTGTGATACTCATTGAGAAGCACTACTCCCcttgttgaaattatctttttttgctGCTGTAAAAATCAGAAATGGTTGTCGAATACAGCTTACTATATTTTTGCGAGGGACATTGTAAGATTTCATTTGTTTTGGAGGAAAAACTTGTTGTACATCATCTTTAAATAATCTAGAGCAGGAAGAAAGCAATAGGATTGGCATTTCGATATCTGCATTGTATTAATGAACTTGGCAAAATGTTACCTGATGTGTATATGATTCAATCAACTAAACTAAACGCTCATTAGTTGATTGAACTATCTTTGCAAGAGTTAGAAGAATTCATTGATGAATCACAACTCACCAGCTTTCATCTGTGGTTGAGATAAAAGTAtgttatgtgccaagaagtaataATAATACAATGAAAGAAGGGGCTGAGTTCACATGATTGATCATTGATCTCTATATCAACTTCATCTCTTCAGCTGGAATCAGAGAATAGATAAAATTTAGCTGCAACTAATGAGTATGTGAGTATACTACCATAGAATATATAAACCTGcgaaaataaaatcattatctgTGCAGTATTAGCAGAGTTGCAATAAGTCTTTTGCTGATATGCTATTGAAGTTTTGGTTTTGTGACCACCAGTAATTGTTCCATGCAAGTTAGATCTGCCTCATAACATACATTTTTGAAGCAATCCTAGGCCAGCCCAAAATTCTTTGCCAAGTCATTTCTTCTGTAGTAGATGAATAAGGGGAACAAGGAACAAGAACAGGTGATAAGAAGCTAACATCTCGAGAAGATCACTGTTATCATGTTGATTATTAACTATTCATGGCTGTCACTCTAGAAAAGGCAAGATGACATCTTGATGCAGCAAACAAATGAAGAGGAGGAGAAAACACTACTGTTGCAGAAGACCATTGAATTCCCCTGTCACTGAACTCTGTAATGGAATCTTTGCTGCCTAACTCTCCTCCTACAAGAAGAGAGATGGATGTCAAAGAAACCACCATCAGCGAGATCTACTTTTGTTATTTCATCAAGAAATGTAGCACACAAACACATCTCTCATCAGTAAAAACAGGCACTTGTCTCAGCACCTACCAGTAGAGATGAGCCAGCAAAGGCACCGGCAAAAATTAGAGTTTTTGCAGCATTCTTACCTTTCTTGGATAAGTCAAACTGATCAGTAGTACATTCAAAACTGTGTAGGATTCCTTCATTGTTTGCTTCCTCAGCAAATCATAGTGTCAAGACAAAGCCAAACAGCAATGGTCGTAGCATTGTCTTCTCGTTTTCTTGTTCTGTTCAATGCTGGCCACAAGAAGAGATGGGTGGGACAGAGTCTGTCATATGATGACTCGGATCCACGCAACTGGGAATGGATTCTTTTGCTTAGAAGATATCCTTGTGGCCATCTCCTGCTTAGAAGATATCCTTGTGGCCATCTCCTTTCCATGTATAGATCATAAAGTGCCCTTCTTAGTTAATGGAGCTCATAGCTGTAGAGCTGTGGAGATGGAGGTGTACAAATCAACCTGCTGCCTGTGGCAGGAAGCCAGCCAAGCTTGTCATTATTCATGATTCTGGGAGATATTGGCAAAAGCATCCTCCTATTCCATGATTTATTCCTGATGAGACTGAGTTTATTTCCTGTCCAAAAAGTTTCTGGACCAGGAAACCTTCCATTAATAACTTCTGTGAGAGAGAATTCGCTCTGTGAAGAAGGTAGAATCATGCATTCTGCTTATCATCTTCTTATCTGTCTTCCTCCTCCGTTTGGTAGCATGGAATTATCAAGAATGTTCAGTTGCACTGTAGAGAGAGAGGTGACAATGAAAGACCACCTGAGAATCTGCACAAATATACTTCATAAGATATCATCCAAAAATCTTAAGATAAAGTGCTTATTCTTATGGAAGAATCCATGATCAAATTCTTCTGTTGTGGGGATAAGGCTTCCACCGTGTGGCACAAGACGGCAATCTCATCCAGTTCTGACTCCACTGTCCCCTAAATGCCCTCTGTCCCCATCAGTCTCCCTCCTACTCAGGATGGAGGAAACAGAGCACTCAAAAGAAAAGCTCATTTGAGCAGAGGAGAGTTGTTGTTCATGGTATTCCTACTAATTTATTGGCCAAAAGGATGTGATATTTGTAGCTCTGTTTTCAGATCAACTCCATAAAAGTAATCCACCATCCACAGTGTTGGGGTTGCTCAGTCCAATCTAGGATAGAACAAATGAGATTTATGAGAGTATTCAATTCAGTATAATGATCCAAGTGGTGTGGGTGTGTTCTTGTTGTGCTACAAGCATCCTTATCACTTTCTATGGAACAATTCATCAAACACTTTCATGGCCTACTTGATCAAATCTGTCTATTTAACACCCTTCCTTTAGAACATGGATAGTGGCATCCAACACAACTCTTTCCATCTGTGAGATGTGAAAGATAGCACAAAGTTCTTTTCAATCCATTTATATTAACAGTTCTTTTCAATCCTTATCACACGTAAATTTGAATAATCCGAGTGTTTCGATTAATTatcaaataagagattattaggattttttttagaaaataaatatataaaaatacataatttacatatatatttatttatttatgtatattctACATGGCAAGAAATGCAATAAATAGAAGAGGCggcgagagagggagagggagagagagttgTCGCAGAGGTTGAAGCCAGAAACGGTAGAATTGGTGGCTGCAGAAGCCAAACGGGGAAGCCCGCGAGGTCGCGTGAATTGGAATGGATGGTGGgtttctcatcctcctcctcctcttcctgccCATGAATCTGCCGCCGTCCACGAAGCGATCCGGAGTcgccctcctcctctcctccaaaTCCCTCACCCTCTACCGATCCCGCCCCAATTAGTCCTCAAGATCGCTCCTTGCCAGCGGTTTCTGCGGTGGTGAGGGGGAGCGTTGGAGTtgcgggtttagggttaggggttCTTTCGATGGGAGCTGGGATGTCGAGCGACTCGGGGCCGGAGGGGGTGAGCGGCGGCCTGACGGGGCTTGGCACCCTACCGGAGGGCTGCGTGGCGGAGATCATGCTGCGGCTCGAGCCGGCGGAGATCTGCCGGCTCGCGCGGCTCTGCCGCACGTTTTGTGGGGCGGCGTCGGCTGACCTCGTGTGGGAGACGAAGCTGCCGAGAAATTACAGGTATCTGTTGGGGAAGGCGTCGGGGGAGGACAACTCCGAGGGCCGCAGGCTTAGCAAGAAAGAGATCTTCGCGCTGCTCTGTCGCCGTAATGCCTTCGGTGGGGCAAACATGGTACGGGCGTAtcgttttccttttccttttcatcGTTTGGCTCTTGTATCATCCTCGAATTGTTGTTTGGATAAGAACATCATGCGAATTTCTCTAGTTCTATGCATAAAGGGAGGAATTTTTTGCATGATTCGGCGACAAAATTTGATGACTGGACCATAGATTCTGAGTTTTATCTTGTTGATGGATCGGAAATATGCAGGAATTTTGCCTGGAGAAGAAGAGGGGTTTGATTTGTATGTGGATATCTTCAAAGGCATTGTCGATAACAGGGATTGGTGATAGGAGATACTGGAACTTCATTCCAACAGCAGAATCTAGGTAGATGCCTCTCCTTCTTGTGTTTGCTTGACCACTGAGCACCTTAACCACTGGGATGTCTCCTCGGAGACATACTTCAGTGAGTGACTCACATGATTTTAGTTCAATTTGAAGCATAATCTGGCTGGTCTCATGGATTTGTTCttataaagttcaatacatttGCAACCTTAATTTAGTTATGTATATTACTTGTATATTACAATCTCTCTTTTTTCATTAAGCATGGTTGTATTATTAATGAGATGTCCAGGaatttcttgattattattaGGGAGAGAGATTGCAACACAAGGGATTAATTAGAAAAGAGTACTTGCTGGAGAGAATTTAATTTAGGCCATTAATCAAGAAGCTTAACTCCTAAACATAAATCAGTGACTTTGGACATTGATTAAGTAGTAAATCAATTAAAGATATTAGTAAGAAATATTAATTACGGATGGATGAAGATTAATTTGGGAATGAGTCTTACATTTTTGTGTATTATGTTTGTTCATGTATTCTTGAAAGCTATGTTTGTATCGCAAAGGCGTATTCGTGTGTATTTGGGTTCGTCTATTTAGATAACTGAAGATTGAACTGTATTGAATCTTGGTACTGAATTATTTGATTCTACTTGAATCAGCTGACTGTTATTATCAGCTTATACAACAACATATCAGAATCTATCGAGTATGTTGCTGTGGTAACAGTGGTTCCTTGTCTCTCTTATGCAGTCCGCAGTTTGACCATATGCTAAACCTTTTCCGTTTCTGCACCCTCTCCTTAATTCTCATGTTCCCACTATTTTTTCTGCCATGTTGTACATTTATCCCATTGCAATTGTAGACCATGTTATTTAAGCCTTTCCTCTAGCACATATTTGGGTGTGGTGGTTTGACATTAGGAATTTGTTTGATTTGCTTGCCATTTGCCAATTAGGTTTCTTGATTTAGGAGAAGGATCATGTCTCATTTTATCTTGTTTCCTTTACCACCAATCTCATTTTTTGGTATTTGTTGACTAATAACCAAAGAATCAGAAATGGTTTGCCACATGAGACTAACATGACACATTCCCTGCTGCCACATTTTCCTCCTTTTATAAAGGAGTAGTCTGTCAACACAAAAAGAAATTGAAATAAAGGTGACATTTGTTGAAAGCATATGGAGGAAATCAAAAGCTTTGTTTCTCTGAGGAGATATTGTATCATGACAAAGCAGCAAGCCTTTGTCAAAACAGTTTCCTTTTGCTGAGATATGTTTTGTAGACTTCTCTAATGTATTTTCGTTGACAGCGTAGTcactcaagtttattttttaaaagaaatttttattacatcaaataACATACATGATGCTCATCCGTGGGCATAAATATGAGATTATTCACTTGTGCAACAATGTATTAACCTTCATTTCTGCAACAATGCATTAATCAGTCCAGATATCTCAACGATGACACTCGGTAGTATATTAGATTCGTATGTCGAGATATTTCTTTTCTCTGAATGGTCCTGTATGCATACTTGCCATTTTCCTTCCAAATGTATTGTCTCAAGATGAGGAGTAATGCATTGTTAAGATCCGTAATGCATCATTCATTATTTTTCTGTCATTTACTAGATGCTTGATTTGCCAATTAAAACACTTCATCATTATGTATAGAAGAAGGTAAATGACATGAAGCACTTTGTTCATGTAGGTTTCAGACGGTGGCATATCTTCATCAGATATGGTGGCTGGAGGTTCGTGGGGAAGTGGAATTCTGCTTCCCCGAGGGCACATACAGCTTATACTTCCGACTTCACTTAGGAAGGGCCACCAAACGGCTCGGCCGTCGGGTTTGTAGCCCTGAGCACATCCACGGATGGGATGTGAAGCCCGTGAGGTTTACGCTATCAACCTCGGATGGCCAACTCGCTCAATCCAAGTGCTACTTGGACGAACCCGGAAGTTGGATCCACTACCATGTGGGGGATTTTGTCTCGAGAAGCTCAGATGCACCCACCGGAGTTAAGTTCTCGATGACGCAGATCGACTGCACCCACACTAAAGGGGGTCTCTGCGTTGACTCAGTTTTGATATGGCCGCAGGGCTTCGTCGGTCTGCCGACTGCATCCTGCCCGCTCTTGTAGCTCTTGTAGCTTTGCCGTGGGAGGCGCATCATGTCGTCCCAGCAGATGGTGGTGGTGTCCTGTACATACATATCTACCGTCTTGATGTTGTAATGTGAAGGATGATGAGGCTTTTCCCCTTTTAATGTTTTATCCGTCTTCCAATTTTTTGGGTTAAAAGCGAACATTGAATGAAGAAAGTGATGCTTCTTGCAGCAATATCTAATCACCTTCAAAAAGCAATGTTCTAAATACATAGTAGAAGTTCAAGCTACAAAAGAATCATTACTGGCGGCACGAATTCTCGATGACAAAACTCAAAACTGTCAGCAAGCAAACTATAGGTTCTAAATATACCAAATGCTACCGCAACTGTTTAACTACTCAAATGGTATACTAActatatgaaattttacagttctCGAGCATCCCAACCGTCCATCACCCATGCCATTAAAGTCACCATGGAACATTCCATGCTCAAAATCTTCGGCAATGAGGTCCACTTCTGCAAGAACCGCGTTCTGGATCAACTCCACTCGAGTTAATACTGTCACTATCGAACTAGCAGCCATGCCAGTgtgcatattggaaaacttggttCCGTTTCCGACAGACCCAGGGTTCATCCTGACTTGAATGCCGCATCCGATTACCTCTGCAGCTACCGAACCATTTGTACTGGGAGTTCTGCTGTGATCTTCTTTTGTTGTTATTTATCATTTCTCGAGTTGCATTTTGGTGCAAGTGTTGTTGGTTCACCTGGGTGAAATGCAGACTGTTCTGTGGAAGCAAGCAACCATATGATGGCTGGTGATGCTGCCCCGAGATACTATCAACGCAGGCATTAACCTGAATTGATGAAGCTGAACCCTGAAATTGCATAGGTTGTTCTTGTTGGCCCAATTGTTCCTGTCGAACAATGATCTGAGTCAAGTTGGGAGTACCACTCAGTAGGTCTGGTCTCGCGCTCGCTCGGTTGTCATGAAGGGACATGTCTGGACACCAACTTGTTGTTCATATGATTGCCTAACCCTGGATGAACGCCCATGCCTTTTCAGCATGCTTTGATCAGATGGCAGACTGTGAACCGCAACTGATTGGTCCATCTCCTGCAATTTTTGCCTTTGGAGGTAGGCTGCAGCCTGAGTTGTATAGTTCTTTAAGCTCTCTGCAGCAGATGATAACCATAAAATTACAAAATGCTTTCAAACATGATCTACTTTCTGCAGTAGTCTCTAAATGCACAGATAAGTAGGGAGACTATTTCACTAGATCCAAGCGGAAACATGCAACAACCCAGCTAGAACCTACATCTTGGAGCTTtataacaaaaagaaagaaaaggagtttATTGATCAATTTGTGGCATACATTATGTCCAGATTAGCCCCAAGAGTACGAGCCGAGCTGCAGAAAGCAATGGTTGATTCAGCACTGAAGACTGGGGGGGGTCGGGGGTGTGGGGGGTGTGGTTGTTGGGGGGAATGTGTGCACGAGGAACAAACTGTCTGAATCTCTAAACATCATAATAACCTTTTTTGCAAGGCAACG
This DNA window, taken from Musa acuminata AAA Group cultivar baxijiao chromosome BXJ3-7, Cavendish_Baxijiao_AAA, whole genome shotgun sequence, encodes the following:
- the LOC135643616 gene encoding protein DWARF AND LOW-TILLERING-like isoform X1: MLAGCSSTLLSPRHKLRIDASVQLQACHFQLQEKHCPPQQQKMGTQRLDLPCGFASRKDPLRVALSVEKPTAEARGTSCSFRRNPVTHSSSSSMVARTSSWGGTGEIDGGHGGPWERRRSSKRFHERGSCDDYRAKRTRTGGIAGLVDVEGEVWLPQSTQEPPLVEGEKVFLVPTAASFPLPSSSSHTLVGGSSGPDNDLSTGENPNGKSQSDSSSSSSSAYVSSPEPTKDSSGNTASNGSRIPCSSGVADAGGDGDGSLTEQQGLELVRLLTSCAESISTGNYEAMNFFLARLGEMATPQGTPIHRVVAYYTEALALRVARLRPHMFSVAPPRSLLDPTEDDNAIALRLLDCVSPIPKFLHFTLNERLLKALEGRDRVHIIDFNIKQGLQWPSLFQSLASRRPNPPSHVRITGVGESRQDLQDTGIRLARLAESFNLAFEFHAVVDRLEDVRLWMLHVKREECLAVNCVLTMHKALYDESGKAFMDLLDLIRSTHPEIVVMAEQEAKHNEPNWETRLARSLSYYAAIFDSMDDALPKDSQARIKVEEVFAKEIRNIVACEGDERTERHEGFDGWSKLMEDGGFRCLGIGEREMLQSRMILRMYSCEKYSIEKQGEGDGLTLMWLDQPLYTVSAWAPRDVAGSSSMSQPS
- the LOC103990512 gene encoding F-box protein PP2-A13 → MGAGMSSDSGPEGVSGGLTGLGTLPEGCVAEIMLRLEPAEICRLARLCRTFCGAASADLVWETKLPRNYRYLLGKASGEDNSEGRRLSKKEIFALLCRRNAFGGANMEFCLEKKRGLICMWISSKALSITGIGDRRYWNFIPTAESRFQTVAYLHQIWWLEVRGEVEFCFPEGTYSLYFRLHLGRATKRLGRRVCSPEHIHGWDVKPVRFTLSTSDGQLAQSKCYLDEPGSWIHYHVGDFVSRSSDAPTGVKFSMTQIDCTHTKGGLCVDSVLIWPQGFVGLPTASCPLL
- the LOC135643616 gene encoding protein DWARF AND LOW-TILLERING-like isoform X2, translated to MLAGCSSTLLSPRHKLRIDASVQLQACHFQLQEKHCPPQQQKMGTQRLDLPCGFASRKDPLRVALSVEKPTAEARGTSCSFRRNPVTHSSSSSMVARTSSWGGTGEIDGGHGGPWERRRSSKRFHERGSCDDYRAKRTRTGGIAGLVDVEGEVWLPQSTQEPPLVEGEKVFLVPTAASFPLPSSSSHTLVGGSSGPDNDLSTASNGSRIPCSSGVADAGGDGDGSLTEQQGLELVRLLTSCAESISTGNYEAMNFFLARLGEMATPQGTPIHRVVAYYTEALALRVARLRPHMFSVAPPRSLLDPTEDDNAIALRLLDCVSPIPKFLHFTLNERLLKALEGRDRVHIIDFNIKQGLQWPSLFQSLASRRPNPPSHVRITGVGESRQDLQDTGIRLARLAESFNLAFEFHAVVDRLEDVRLWMLHVKREECLAVNCVLTMHKALYDESGKAFMDLLDLIRSTHPEIVVMAEQEAKHNEPNWETRLARSLSYYAAIFDSMDDALPKDSQARIKVEEVFAKEIRNIVACEGDERTERHEGFDGWSKLMEDGGFRCLGIGEREMLQSRMILRMYSCEKYSIEKQGEGDGLTLMWLDQPLYTVSAWAPRDVAGSSSMSQPS